The following proteins are encoded in a genomic region of Desulfonatronum thiodismutans:
- a CDS encoding cation-transporting P-type ATPase — MSIQTDTHEATIDHPHALTVQECLDALQSQAAGLEPDDAQMRLERFGPNKLPEPEPDGLLKRFFKHFHDILIYILLAAAGITALLGHWIDTFVILGVVVINALIGFFQEGKAEEALAGIRKMLSLHAQVRRGGDFHDIEAELLVPGDIVRLRSGDKVPADIRLLDATNLRIEESALTGESVAATKQAEPVPKDASLGDRKSMAYSGCLVAAGRGVGVVVHTGGQTQLGRINRMIQEVEKLATPLTRQMAYFGKVLSVVILFLAGLMFAVGWLLHDMPMEDLFFAAIGFAVAAIPEGLPAILSITLALGVQRMALRKAIIRRLPAVETLGSVTVICSDKTGTLTRNEMTARAVVTATQTYHVSGTGYVPEGHIRGADEQRAELGNNSDLFQIIEIMAVCNDAMILEEDGRWILNGEPTEGALRALGRKAEFDAKPYTRLAELPFESETKFMATLNKSPEGKILLLLKGAPDRLLDRCTLQLAANGGTEPLDRPMWEARLEELAAQGQRILAAAWRELPHEDPDALRLTKSQTLSLEDVDQEMIFSGLVGIVDPPRPEAIAAIKICREAGIRVKMITGDHAATAMAIGREMGIGNGTAAITGPELEAASDTEMRRLAVQHDIFARTSPEHKLRLVTALQAEKEVVAMTGDGVNDAPALKRADVGIAMGIKGTEATKEAAEIVLMDDNFATIEHAVEEGRTIYDNLRKAILFLLPTNGAEGLVVLTAIVAGFAVLPLTPVQILWVNMVTAITLAMALAFEPPEPDLMSRPPRRPGTAILGGYFIWRIGFVSVLIGGATLAVFQVEMSLDMDVQIVRTVCVNTLVAGQLFYLFNSRFLREAAWLPSRLVSNKVALIASGVLILLQLIFVYAPFMNLWFGSAPLELRHWLVPLGIGLMVFTLSELEKVVSRKFQRVK, encoded by the coding sequence ATGTCCATACAAACAGACACGCATGAAGCCACCATCGACCATCCCCATGCCCTGACGGTACAAGAGTGCCTCGACGCGTTGCAAAGCCAGGCTGCCGGGCTGGAACCGGACGATGCGCAAATGCGCCTGGAACGCTTCGGCCCGAACAAACTGCCGGAGCCGGAGCCGGATGGGTTGCTGAAACGCTTTTTCAAGCATTTTCATGACATCCTGATCTACATCCTGCTGGCCGCGGCCGGCATCACCGCTCTGCTGGGGCACTGGATAGACACCTTCGTCATTCTGGGCGTGGTGGTCATCAACGCCTTGATCGGTTTTTTCCAGGAGGGCAAGGCCGAAGAGGCCCTGGCCGGCATTCGCAAAATGCTCTCCCTGCACGCCCAGGTCCGTCGCGGCGGAGATTTTCATGACATCGAAGCGGAGTTGTTGGTTCCGGGAGACATCGTCCGTTTGCGCTCCGGGGACAAGGTTCCAGCGGACATCCGGCTGCTGGACGCCACAAACCTGCGCATCGAGGAATCCGCGCTGACCGGCGAATCCGTTGCCGCGACCAAGCAAGCCGAACCCGTGCCGAAGGACGCTTCCCTGGGGGACCGCAAGAGCATGGCGTATTCCGGATGCCTTGTGGCGGCCGGACGCGGCGTGGGCGTGGTCGTACACACCGGCGGACAAACCCAGCTTGGCCGGATCAACCGAATGATCCAGGAAGTGGAGAAACTGGCCACTCCGTTGACACGCCAGATGGCCTACTTCGGAAAAGTGCTGTCCGTGGTCATTCTCTTCCTGGCCGGCCTGATGTTCGCTGTCGGGTGGCTTCTCCATGACATGCCCATGGAAGACCTCTTTTTCGCGGCCATCGGCTTTGCCGTGGCCGCCATTCCCGAAGGACTGCCGGCCATTCTATCCATCACGCTGGCTCTGGGCGTGCAGCGCATGGCCCTGCGCAAGGCCATTATCCGCCGCCTGCCCGCCGTGGAAACCCTGGGTTCGGTGACGGTGATCTGTTCGGACAAGACCGGCACCCTGACCCGCAACGAGATGACCGCCCGGGCCGTGGTGACCGCGACCCAAACCTACCACGTCAGCGGCACGGGCTACGTTCCCGAAGGCCACATCCGAGGGGCGGATGAACAACGCGCCGAACTCGGAAACAATTCCGATCTGTTCCAGATCATTGAAATCATGGCCGTGTGCAATGACGCAATGATCCTCGAGGAGGACGGTCGCTGGATACTGAACGGCGAGCCCACGGAAGGGGCGTTGCGCGCTCTGGGCCGCAAAGCTGAATTTGATGCAAAGCCATATACTCGCCTGGCTGAGCTGCCTTTTGAATCCGAAACCAAATTCATGGCCACCCTGAATAAAAGTCCTGAGGGAAAAATCCTTCTGTTACTCAAAGGCGCTCCGGACCGTCTGCTGGACCGTTGCACGCTCCAGCTCGCCGCTAACGGCGGCACCGAGCCCCTGGACCGCCCCATGTGGGAAGCCAGGCTGGAGGAGCTGGCCGCTCAGGGTCAGAGAATCCTGGCCGCGGCCTGGCGGGAACTTCCCCATGAAGATCCGGATGCGTTGCGGCTGACCAAAAGCCAGACCCTGTCTTTGGAAGACGTGGACCAAGAGATGATCTTTTCCGGCTTGGTGGGCATCGTTGATCCCCCCCGGCCCGAGGCGATTGCGGCAATCAAGATCTGCCGCGAAGCCGGCATCCGGGTGAAGATGATCACCGGAGACCATGCGGCCACGGCCATGGCCATCGGCAGGGAAATGGGAATCGGCAACGGCACGGCGGCCATCACCGGACCGGAGCTGGAAGCCGCGAGCGATACGGAAATGCGCCGTCTGGCCGTGCAGCACGACATTTTTGCCCGCACCAGCCCGGAGCACAAGTTGCGCCTGGTCACGGCCCTGCAAGCCGAGAAGGAAGTGGTGGCCATGACCGGAGACGGAGTCAACGACGCTCCGGCCCTGAAACGGGCCGATGTCGGCATCGCCATGGGCATCAAGGGCACCGAGGCGACCAAGGAGGCCGCGGAGATCGTACTCATGGACGACAATTTCGCGACCATAGAGCACGCCGTGGAAGAAGGCCGCACCATTTACGACAACCTGCGCAAGGCGATTTTGTTTCTTCTCCCGACCAACGGCGCCGAAGGGTTGGTCGTCCTCACCGCCATCGTCGCCGGCTTTGCCGTGCTCCCTTTGACGCCGGTCCAAATCCTTTGGGTGAACATGGTGACGGCCATCACCCTGGCCATGGCCCTGGCCTTCGAGCCTCCCGAACCAGACCTGATGTCCCGGCCTCCGCGTCGTCCCGGTACGGCCATACTTGGCGGCTACTTTATCTGGCGGATCGGCTTTGTCTCCGTGCTTATCGGAGGGGCCACCCTGGCTGTTTTCCAGGTGGAAATGTCCCTGGACATGGACGTACAAATCGTGCGCACCGTCTGCGTGAACACTTTGGTGGCCGGCCAACTTTTTTACCTGTTCAACAGCCGCTTTCTTCGAGAAGCCGCGTGGCTGCCCTCCCGCCTTGTCAGCAACAAGGTCGCCTTGATCGCTTCCGGAGTCCTGATCCTCTTGCAACTTATTTTCGTTTACGCGCCGTTCATGAATCTCTGGTTCGGTTCAGCTCCTTTGGAGCTTCGCCATTGGCTGGTTCCACTGGGTATCGGCCTGATGGTCTTCACCCTGTCGGAACTCGAAAAAGTCGTGTCTCGAAAATTTCAAAGGGTAAAGTAA
- a CDS encoding MlaE family ABC transporter permease, with translation MADHAETRANPFAASGRMLFGLVNELGAMAIFAGLAVLHVFTFPFQFRKILSQMYFIGFRSVSVILLVSVFTGMVLGLQGYYTLAKFGSTGLLGPAVALSLIRELGPVLTAIMIIARAGSSMAAEIGIMRISEQIDALDTMNINPIKFLVSPRIVASLISFPLLTALFDVVGIIGGYLTSVVLLHLSAGTYFTQIEASVVMQDITGGFLKSVVFGFIVTVICCYQGYFTHLRAGGFGAKGVSMSTTTAVVMSCVAVLVVDYVLTSFLL, from the coding sequence ATGGCAGATCATGCGGAGACCCGCGCAAACCCTTTTGCCGCCTCGGGACGGATGTTGTTCGGCTTGGTCAATGAGCTGGGGGCAATGGCCATCTTCGCCGGTTTGGCCGTTCTGCACGTGTTCACCTTCCCCTTCCAGTTCAGAAAGATTCTGAGCCAAATGTATTTCATCGGCTTCCGATCCGTGTCCGTCATTCTCCTGGTATCCGTGTTCACCGGGATGGTTCTGGGTCTTCAAGGCTATTATACCCTGGCCAAATTCGGTTCGACGGGCTTGCTGGGACCGGCCGTGGCCCTGTCGCTGATCCGGGAATTGGGGCCGGTGCTCACGGCCATCATGATCATTGCCCGGGCCGGCTCATCCATGGCCGCGGAGATCGGCATCATGCGCATCTCCGAACAGATCGACGCGCTGGACACCATGAACATCAATCCCATCAAGTTCCTGGTGAGTCCACGAATCGTGGCTTCCCTGATCAGTTTCCCCCTCTTGACGGCCTTGTTCGACGTGGTGGGCATCATCGGGGGCTATCTGACCAGCGTGGTGCTGCTCCACCTGAGCGCCGGAACCTACTTCACCCAGATCGAGGCAAGCGTGGTCATGCAGGACATTACCGGGGGCTTCCTCAAGTCGGTGGTTTTCGGATTTATCGTTACGGTCATCTGTTGCTACCAGGGGTATTTCACCCATTTGCGCGCCGGCGGCTTCGGGGCCAAGGGGGTGAGCATGTCCACCACCACCGCGGTGGTCATGTCCTGTGTGGCCGTGCTGGTGGTGGACTATGTCCTGACCTCGTTCCTGCTTTAG
- a CDS encoding ATP-binding cassette domain-containing protein — protein sequence MCKSFNDKVVLKDVSLDILGGQVTVIIGKSGVGKSVLLKHVIGLLKPDSGEIFFKGKPLSTMNRKSMSELKSCFSYMFQNNALFDSMTVYENIALPLTEKTSLASAMIREKVIQRTTQLEISDVLNKYPSQISGGMQKRVALARALITDPEIVLFDEPTTGLDPIRKNAVLNMIAHYQRQLGFTAVVVSHDIPDVFYIADKVAIIDSSGIIFEDTPVVLEQSDDPDIQAFLNSVEMLKDDLTGLDNRKEFMAGLRRLGHRIQLGERYGFILFLLDGLDEVDEHVGQIAAQRAIQNLSDGLIAQLDGQGRAVRIGKNEVAAYFPVTDSDQIDAFRAAMLERISAVGKLTSGAEHPGYRNFCISLGVAEVDAYPDLQALVMVARDNEQQMVCPVREKKETI from the coding sequence GTGTGCAAAAGCTTCAACGACAAGGTCGTTCTGAAGGATGTCAGCCTGGATATCCTCGGCGGACAGGTGACCGTGATTATCGGGAAGAGCGGGGTCGGGAAATCCGTCTTGCTGAAGCACGTCATCGGACTGCTCAAGCCGGATTCCGGAGAAATTTTCTTCAAGGGCAAGCCTCTTTCCACCATGAACCGCAAGAGCATGTCCGAGTTGAAGAGTTGTTTCAGCTACATGTTCCAGAACAACGCCCTGTTCGATTCCATGACCGTTTATGAGAACATCGCCCTGCCCCTGACCGAAAAGACGAGTCTGGCGTCCGCGATGATTCGGGAGAAGGTCATCCAGCGGACAACACAGTTGGAGATCTCCGACGTCCTGAACAAATATCCCTCGCAGATCTCAGGAGGGATGCAAAAACGCGTGGCCTTGGCCAGGGCCCTGATCACCGATCCGGAGATCGTGCTCTTTGACGAACCCACCACGGGGCTCGACCCGATCAGAAAGAACGCCGTGCTGAACATGATCGCCCATTATCAGCGGCAGCTGGGGTTCACGGCCGTTGTCGTCAGCCATGACATCCCTGATGTGTTCTACATTGCGGACAAGGTGGCCATCATCGATTCCAGCGGGATCATTTTTGAAGATACGCCGGTTGTCCTGGAGCAGTCCGACGACCCCGACATCCAGGCCTTTCTGAACAGCGTCGAGATGCTCAAGGACGACCTTACCGGGCTGGACAATCGCAAGGAGTTCATGGCCGGCTTGAGACGCCTTGGCCATCGCATCCAACTCGGTGAGCGATATGGGTTCATTCTGTTTTTGTTGGACGGTTTGGATGAAGTGGATGAGCATGTGGGCCAAATCGCGGCGCAACGAGCTATCCAAAACCTCTCCGACGGGCTGATCGCTCAACTGGACGGCCAAGGGCGAGCCGTGCGGATCGGGAAAAACGAGGTCGCGGCGTATTTCCCGGTGACCGATTCCGATCAGATCGACGCTTTCCGCGCGGCAATGCTCGAACGGATCAGTGCTGTGGGAAAACTCACATCCGGAGCGGAACATCCCGGCTACAGAAATTTTTGCATCAGTTTGGGGGTTGCGGAAGTGGATGCATACCCCGACTTGCAGGCATTGGTCATGGTGGCTCGTGACAATGAGCAGCAAATGGTTTGTCCGGTACGCGAGAAAAAGGAAACGATATGA
- the mlaD gene encoding outer membrane lipid asymmetry maintenance protein MlaD, whose product MKKYAMETSVGVFMLIGLLCVGYLTIRLGDLELLRGNTYLLNARFTSAAGLNRGGVVEMAGVGIGKVESIRLHPTDLVAIVTLRIEKGVPVSDDAVAAIKTRGLIGDKFIEIAPGGSDFELGPGETIVDTVPALDIEKLIGRFAFGDVEK is encoded by the coding sequence ATGAAGAAATACGCCATGGAAACGAGCGTGGGCGTGTTCATGCTCATTGGACTGTTGTGCGTCGGGTATCTGACGATCAGGCTGGGAGACTTGGAACTGCTGCGCGGCAACACCTATTTGCTCAACGCGAGATTCACTTCGGCCGCCGGGTTGAACCGGGGCGGTGTCGTGGAAATGGCCGGAGTCGGGATCGGCAAGGTCGAGAGCATCCGCCTGCACCCCACGGATCTGGTGGCCATCGTGACCTTGCGGATCGAAAAGGGGGTCCCGGTTTCGGATGATGCCGTCGCGGCGATCAAAACCCGCGGTTTGATCGGAGACAAATTCATCGAGATCGCTCCCGGAGGGTCGGATTTCGAGCTCGGTCCGGGAGAAACCATCGTGGATACCGTGCCGGCCTTGGACATCGAAAAACTGATCGGGCGGTTCGCCTTTGGCGACGTTGAGAAATAA
- a CDS encoding MlaC/ttg2D family ABC transporter substrate-binding protein, with product MLKQIMMMVCLLLFASTAMAASPMATVQTAVDQVLGILGEPDSPEQNIDGKFERIKQVVDAAFDYEVLSRVTLGRGWRQLDASQQEQFVSLYSELIERTYRNYISAYSDEDVVYVKETLLTEAGARIPKAEVETQVKARQGPVLVLYRLYEENGKWLVYDIHGEGISLAQNFRTQFEEILHRSGVDGLLESLRSKVASLRDGVEAAN from the coding sequence ATGTTGAAACAAATTATGATGATGGTCTGCCTGCTGCTTTTTGCGTCCACGGCCATGGCCGCTTCACCGATGGCGACCGTTCAGACCGCGGTCGACCAGGTCCTCGGCATCCTGGGGGAACCGGACAGTCCGGAACAGAACATCGATGGAAAATTCGAGCGCATCAAGCAGGTTGTTGATGCAGCCTTTGACTACGAGGTTCTTTCCCGCGTCACCCTTGGTCGAGGCTGGAGACAGTTGGACGCATCGCAGCAGGAGCAATTTGTTTCGCTGTATTCGGAATTGATCGAGCGCACCTACCGAAATTACATTTCCGCCTATTCCGACGAAGACGTCGTTTACGTCAAGGAAACGTTGCTCACGGAAGCAGGAGCGCGCATCCCCAAAGCCGAAGTGGAAACCCAGGTCAAGGCCAGGCAGGGCCCCGTTCTGGTTTTGTATCGGCTCTATGAGGAAAATGGAAAATGGCTGGTCTACGACATCCATGGGGAGGGGATAAGCCTGGCCCAGAATTTTCGGACCCAGTTCGAGGAGATTCTGCATCGAAGCGGTGTGGACGGATTGCTCGAATCACTGCGGAGCAAGGTCGCGAGCCTGCGAGACGGCGTTGAGGCCGCGAATTGA
- a CDS encoding MlaA family lipoprotein translates to MPKKILSAALILLLTCLLITTGCAGKNSPGSAMIADGGTVAAKGEGGPDRHDDLDDDEWWEEEWEILAEEHKPLRVADPLEGWNRAMFTVNDKLYLHLLKPVAQAYSMVVPELFRIGIGNFFTNLAYPVRAVNSLLQGKGDKVAKETGSFVLNTTFGFLGLVKISDAFPDLNVTHEDAGQTFGVWGIGNGPYIVWPLLGPSTLRDSVGMAGDFFLSPLSYLEPHELGWALKSQERINSLSFRIGQYEDMKESALDPYVAFRDAYIQYRRALVQD, encoded by the coding sequence ATGCCGAAAAAAATATTATCCGCGGCGTTGATCCTTTTGCTGACGTGTCTGTTGATCACGACCGGATGCGCCGGAAAGAACAGTCCCGGTTCCGCGATGATCGCGGACGGGGGAACCGTTGCCGCAAAAGGAGAGGGCGGCCCGGATCGGCATGACGACCTCGACGATGACGAGTGGTGGGAAGAGGAATGGGAAATCCTGGCCGAGGAGCACAAGCCCTTGCGCGTCGCCGATCCCCTGGAGGGATGGAACAGGGCCATGTTCACCGTCAACGACAAGCTCTACCTCCATCTGCTCAAACCGGTCGCCCAGGCCTACTCCATGGTTGTTCCCGAACTTTTCAGGATCGGCATCGGAAACTTCTTCACCAACCTGGCCTATCCCGTGCGCGCCGTGAACAGTCTGTTGCAGGGCAAGGGCGACAAGGTCGCCAAGGAAACCGGAAGTTTTGTTTTGAACACGACCTTCGGTTTCCTCGGTTTGGTCAAAATATCGGATGCCTTCCCGGACCTGAACGTCACCCACGAGGATGCCGGACAGACATTCGGCGTATGGGGGATCGGCAACGGTCCGTATATTGTCTGGCCGTTGCTCGGTCCATCGACATTGCGAGACTCGGTGGGCATGGCAGGCGATTTCTTCCTTTCCCCCCTTTCCTATCTCGAACCCCATGAACTGGGATGGGCCTTGAAAAGCCAGGAACGCATCAATTCCTTATCATTCAGGATCGGACAGTACGAGGACATGAAGGAATCAGCCCTTGATCCCTATGTCGCCTTTCGCGACGCCTATATCCAGTACCGCCGCGCACTCGTTCAAGACTGA
- a CDS encoding lmo0937 family membrane protein, which translates to MLWTIFVILLVLWALGLMTGATMGGVVHILLVIALIVLVVQVLQGRRIT; encoded by the coding sequence ATGCTTTGGACGATTTTTGTTATTCTCTTGGTATTGTGGGCTTTGGGATTGATGACAGGGGCCACGATGGGCGGCGTAGTGCATATTTTGTTGGTCATAGCTCTTATTGTTCTTGTTGTTCAGGTTCTTCAAGGAAGAAGAATCACGTGA
- a CDS encoding BON domain-containing protein, producing the protein MKNIQTMFCYSVLFLLIIAFAGCAATSTRGSTGDYVDDTVITTKVKALLAEDDFLKSFKISVETYKGTVQLSGFVNSQQAANRAVELTRSVQGVGAVKNDLIVK; encoded by the coding sequence ATGAAGAATATACAGACGATGTTTTGCTATTCAGTACTTTTCCTGCTCATCATCGCATTCGCGGGCTGCGCAGCGACTTCCACACGGGGAAGCACAGGCGACTATGTTGACGATACGGTGATAACAACAAAGGTCAAGGCACTTCTTGCCGAGGATGATTTTCTCAAATCATTCAAGATCAGCGTGGAAACGTACAAGGGCACCGTTCAATTGAGCGGCTTCGTCAATTCGCAACAGGCCGCCAATCGAGCCGTTGAACTGACGAGAAGCGTTCAAGGGGTCGGTGCCGTCAAGAACGATCTTATCGTGAAATAG
- a CDS encoding CsbD family protein gives MKSSTRDKAEGKMHRVKGKIKEVIGKAVNNPDMEAEGNREIIGGVMQEKVGDVKRSVGK, from the coding sequence ATGAAATCGAGCACGAGGGATAAGGCTGAAGGCAAGATGCATCGGGTTAAAGGCAAGATCAAGGAAGTCATCGGGAAGGCCGTCAATAATCCCGATATGGAAGCCGAAGGCAACAGGGAAATAATCGGCGGAGTTATGCAGGAAAAAGTCGGCGATGTGAAAAGATCCGTGGGGAAGTAG
- a CDS encoding BON domain-containing protein, with protein sequence MEKTMYRILLLAVLGSLLLINVSFASETDDRIIASAKESYVFKTFLKNGDVKIQSKDGVVTLSGTVAEESHKLLAQETAANLPGVKSVNNELEFKGERPAEMSDAWITLKVKSTLLFHRSVSAMTEVSTQDGIVILKGEADNQAQIDLTTAYARDVEGVKEVMNEMTVAKTPEKPAEKKPEEKTVGDKIDDASITALVKAALLSHRSTSGLNTKVETSDAVVTLSGVAKNAAEKELAAKYAGDVKGVKNVVNNMTVE encoded by the coding sequence ATGGAAAAAACGATGTATCGCATACTGCTGCTAGCTGTTTTGGGCTCGCTATTGTTAATCAATGTCAGTTTTGCCTCTGAAACGGACGACCGGATCATAGCATCAGCAAAAGAGTCTTACGTGTTCAAGACATTCCTCAAGAACGGCGATGTTAAAATCCAGTCCAAGGATGGTGTTGTGACGTTATCGGGAACGGTCGCCGAGGAATCGCACAAGCTTCTGGCCCAGGAGACCGCGGCGAATCTGCCCGGAGTGAAAAGCGTGAACAACGAGCTGGAATTTAAAGGTGAACGTCCCGCGGAAATGTCGGATGCGTGGATCACCCTGAAAGTGAAATCCACGCTCTTGTTCCATCGTAGCGTCAGCGCCATGACTGAAGTGAGCACCCAGGACGGGATCGTGATCCTGAAAGGGGAAGCGGACAACCAGGCGCAAATTGACCTGACAACCGCGTATGCCAGGGATGTCGAGGGGGTCAAAGAGGTCATGAACGAGATGACGGTTGCGAAGACTCCCGAAAAACCAGCTGAAAAGAAGCCGGAGGAAAAAACCGTGGGCGATAAGATCGACGACGCCTCCATCACCGCCCTGGTCAAAGCGGCCTTGCTGTCTCATCGCTCGACCAGCGGCCTGAACACCAAGGTCGAGACCAGCGATGCCGTGGTCACATTGAGCGGTGTGGCCAAAAACGCGGCGGAAAAGGAATTGGCCGCCAAATACGCCGGTGACGTAAAGGGCGTAAAGAATGTGGTCAACAACATGACCGTCGAGTGA
- a CDS encoding BON domain-containing protein → MKKSMSRLILLIVAAIMFVISVGCTSETNVPQESSDKTSVMPSATAGVTDDKAAMTETKVTNQSGERMPGQMLETTLESGDDAAITALVKAALLENPSTSDLDANVETNDGVVTLSGRVKDAAEMEVVANFVKNLQGVKNVVNNMTIE, encoded by the coding sequence ATGAAAAAATCGATGAGTCGCTTAATACTGTTAATTGTTGCGGCCATTATGTTCGTAATTAGCGTCGGATGTACATCCGAGACGAATGTTCCCCAGGAATCAAGCGATAAAACTTCAGTCATGCCAAGTGCCACGGCAGGTGTTACGGATGATAAGGCCGCTATGACGGAAACAAAGGTCACCAATCAATCAGGTGAACGAATGCCGGGCCAAATGCTGGAGACCACGCTTGAATCGGGCGATGACGCGGCCATCACAGCCCTGGTCAAGGCGGCGTTGCTGGAGAATCCCTCGACCAGCGACCTTGATGCAAACGTCGAGACGAATGATGGAGTGGTAACATTGAGCGGCCGGGTCAAAGATGCGGCTGAAATGGAAGTTGTCGCTAATTTTGTAAAAAATCTTCAGGGCGTAAAAAATGTGGTCAACAACATGACCATTGAGTGA
- a CDS encoding phage holin family protein: MENKNPASPRESFTELLEQLAKNFSAVVHDEIELVVQGFREQVSAACSGFFTVVVGAFIIFAALLSFCAALIIELTSYMAPVMAALLSGAALALLGAIIAFVGYRHLKKAILKP, encoded by the coding sequence ATGGAAAACAAGAACCCTGCTTCGCCTCGTGAATCATTCACTGAACTGTTGGAACAGCTTGCCAAAAACTTTTCCGCGGTGGTCCACGACGAAATTGAACTCGTTGTCCAGGGATTTCGTGAACAGGTGTCGGCTGCTTGCAGTGGATTCTTTACCGTCGTCGTGGGAGCATTCATAATTTTTGCCGCACTTTTGTCATTTTGTGCTGCGCTGATCATTGAACTCACTTCCTATATGGCTCCTGTCATGGCAGCGCTTCTTTCCGGAGCCGCTCTCGCGTTACTCGGTGCCATCATTGCCTTTGTCGGCTATAGACACTTGAAGAAAGCAATATTGAAACCATAG
- a CDS encoding DUF3618 domain-containing protein → MDEKEHRGNTAVTNGERSSEEIRRDIARERENISQTVGQIGERIKEKMDWREYVNDSPYLSLGAAVGIGYLASSVFTKRASPLEQIMRPIAEEVCGSLGGRSPRADSPGLLKLTLVGIVARAAAGWLNEATLTEGAGGTGPHPRNGRGSTANPREDRDIRGENEQLTFKHS, encoded by the coding sequence ATGGATGAAAAAGAGCATCGCGGCAACACCGCTGTAACGAATGGGGAACGGAGTTCCGAAGAAATACGCCGGGATATTGCGAGAGAAAGGGAGAACATCTCCCAGACAGTCGGACAAATCGGCGAGCGGATCAAAGAGAAAATGGATTGGCGCGAATATGTAAACGACTCCCCATACCTGTCTTTGGGAGCAGCCGTCGGCATCGGCTACCTGGCCTCGAGCGTATTCACGAAACGAGCTTCGCCCCTGGAGCAAATCATGCGTCCCATTGCCGAGGAAGTGTGTGGTTCACTCGGTGGCCGGAGCCCGAGGGCCGACAGCCCCGGTCTTCTCAAGCTGACTCTGGTCGGCATTGTCGCGAGGGCTGCCGCCGGCTGGCTCAATGAAGCAACCTTGACGGAGGGGGCAGGAGGCACAGGTCCTCATCCTCGCAACGGACGTGGCTCAACCGCAAATCCACGAGAGGATCGCGACATTCGCGGAGAAAACGAACAGCTAACCTTTAAGCATTCTTAG
- a CDS encoding superoxide dismutase codes for MSNLKNKSASPHILPSLPYQDNALDPAISANTISFHYGKHHKGYVEKLNELVAGTQFAELSLEEIIIATSGKPSMATMVIFNNAAQTWNHTFYWSSLKPKGGGEPPAMLKQKIEAAFGTLDACKKELADAAMAQFGSGWVWLVLDGVTLKVVKTGNADLPLTNGMKPLLTIDVWEHAYYLDYQNRRADYVKAVLDELINWDFAAKNLG; via the coding sequence ATGTCCAATTTAAAAAATAAATCAGCGTCACCGCATATCCTGCCGTCTTTGCCGTATCAGGATAATGCTCTTGATCCGGCAATTTCCGCGAACACGATCAGTTTTCACTACGGAAAGCATCACAAGGGATATGTCGAGAAGCTGAACGAGCTTGTTGCGGGAACGCAATTCGCGGAGCTGTCGCTTGAAGAAATAATCATCGCGACATCCGGCAAGCCAAGTATGGCGACGATGGTAATCTTTAACAATGCAGCGCAAACTTGGAACCACACGTTTTACTGGAGCAGTCTGAAACCGAAGGGCGGCGGAGAACCACCCGCGATGTTGAAGCAAAAGATCGAGGCTGCCTTCGGGACCTTGGATGCGTGCAAGAAGGAGTTGGCAGATGCTGCAATGGCCCAGTTCGGCAGCGGCTGGGTGTGGCTCGTGTTGGACGGTGTCACCCTCAAGGTGGTCAAAACCGGCAACGCGGATCTGCCCCTGACCAATGGGATGAAGCCGCTGTTGACCATCGACGTATGGGAGCATGCCTATTACCTGGATTATCAGAATCGGCGCGCTGATTATGTCAAAGCCGTGCTGGACGAATTGATCAACTGGGATTTCGCGGCAAAAAACCTTGGCTGA